In Candidatus Rokuibacteriota bacterium, a single window of DNA contains:
- a CDS encoding tetratricopeptide repeat protein, translated as MNEKVAQFEEVVQLFPDDPVARFGLASAYLEAGRAEDAVREFTETLRLKPDYTAAHRGLGRALERAGRAREAMAAYRAGIGVALQTGDLQTKKEMEVFLTRLEKQGAG; from the coding sequence GTGAACGAGAAGGTCGCGCAGTTCGAGGAAGTCGTCCAGCTGTTCCCCGACGATCCGGTCGCCCGGTTCGGTCTTGCCAGCGCGTATCTCGAGGCGGGCCGGGCCGAGGACGCGGTGCGCGAGTTCACAGAGACGCTGCGCCTCAAGCCCGACTACACGGCTGCCCATCGCGGGCTCGGGCGCGCTCTCGAGCGGGCCGGCCGGGCCCGCGAGGCCATGGCCGCGTATCGGGCGGGGATCGGCGTCGCCCTCCAGACCGGAGACCTCCAGACTAAGAAAGAGATGGAGGTCTTTCTCACGCGGCTGGAGAAGCAGGGAGCCGGCTGA
- a CDS encoding alpha/beta hydrolase: MEQIGDLLVERARPRTAARRPPILFVHGMWGGSWYWANYLSAAADAGWEAWALNLRGHHGSRPGTDLGRVSVLDYVQDVLDCLGQLGESVVVGHSMGGLIVQKVAERARVRATVALTSAAPRGIVVLRWPVLSRMFKYLGPMLGARAFVASRADADALVLNRLPPDRQAWVYERLVAESGRAARELAFGLIDVQAAAVRCPFLVVGAEHDAITPVGVQRRIARKYGARYLELPGHAHMLMLEAGWEVPFKEILDWVEGAIH; encoded by the coding sequence ATGGAGCAGATCGGCGACCTTCTTGTCGAGCGGGCGAGACCCCGTACAGCAGCGAGGCGGCCTCCGATCCTCTTCGTCCACGGGATGTGGGGAGGGAGCTGGTACTGGGCCAACTACCTCAGCGCCGCTGCCGACGCCGGCTGGGAGGCCTGGGCGCTCAACCTTCGCGGCCACCACGGCAGCCGGCCCGGCACCGACCTGGGCCGGGTCAGCGTTCTCGACTATGTTCAGGACGTCCTGGACTGCCTCGGCCAGCTCGGCGAGTCGGTCGTCGTGGGCCACTCGATGGGCGGGCTGATCGTTCAGAAGGTCGCCGAGCGCGCGCGCGTCCGCGCGACGGTAGCCCTCACGAGCGCGGCCCCGCGGGGGATCGTCGTCCTCCGCTGGCCGGTGCTCTCGCGAATGTTCAAGTACCTCGGGCCCATGTTGGGCGCTCGGGCGTTCGTCGCCTCGCGCGCCGACGCCGATGCCCTTGTGCTGAACCGCCTCCCCCCCGACCGGCAGGCGTGGGTGTATGAGCGGCTGGTGGCGGAATCCGGCCGGGCCGCGAGAGAGCTGGCCTTCGGCCTCATCGACGTGCAGGCGGCGGCGGTCCGCTGCCCCTTCCTGGTGGTCGGAGCCGAGCACGACGCGATCACGCCGGTCGGCGTCCAGCGGCGGATCGCGCGGAAATACGGGGCCCGCTATCTCGAGCTCCCGGGACACGCCCACATGCTCATGCTCGAGGCCGGATGGGAGGTCCCCTTCAAAGAAATTTTGGACTGGGTGGAGGGCGCGATCCACTGA
- a CDS encoding WYL domain-containing protein, whose product MLDRPLAVVDVETTGLSPRYGDRVVEIGLLRVEGASQVTFESFVNPRRLISPRATAVHGITEEMVATAPPFAEVAKRVWQLLDGAVLVGHNVGFDWSFLNAERRYLGLPPLEGPLIDTLVLARRYFAFSRNGLGTIALELGLPERVRHRALADVLTTWEVLKRFLADLRAKGVTALEALLLPSASLPEEDAIPLPPELAEAITGRRRVRLQYVSAHRVETVREVEPLEVMPLGDYLYLRAFCHLRQDERTFRLDRIVAMERPDSPEAEAADLLPGTPSVRVSRPVS is encoded by the coding sequence ATGCTGGACCGCCCCCTGGCCGTCGTGGACGTGGAAACGACGGGGCTCTCTCCCCGTTACGGTGACCGCGTCGTCGAGATCGGGCTCTTGCGTGTCGAAGGGGCGAGCCAGGTCACCTTCGAAAGCTTCGTCAATCCCCGCCGGCTCATCTCCCCCCGTGCCACGGCCGTCCATGGGATCACCGAGGAGATGGTGGCGACCGCGCCGCCGTTCGCCGAGGTGGCGAAGCGCGTCTGGCAGCTCCTGGACGGGGCTGTCCTTGTCGGTCACAATGTCGGCTTTGACTGGAGCTTCCTCAACGCCGAGCGGCGCTACCTCGGGCTCCCCCCTCTGGAGGGTCCGCTGATCGACACGCTGGTCCTGGCGCGGCGCTACTTCGCCTTCTCCCGGAACGGCCTCGGGACGATCGCGCTCGAGCTGGGTCTGCCCGAGAGGGTGAGGCATCGGGCGCTTGCCGACGTCCTGACCACCTGGGAGGTGCTCAAGCGCTTCCTGGCCGACCTCCGGGCGAAAGGCGTTACCGCGCTTGAGGCGTTGCTCCTGCCGTCAGCCAGCCTCCCGGAGGAGGACGCGATCCCCCTCCCGCCCGAGCTGGCTGAGGCCATAACCGGGCGCCGCCGCGTCAGGCTCCAGTACGTCTCGGCCCACCGTGTGGAGACGGTGCGAGAGGTCGAGCCGCTCGAGGTGATGCCGCTCGGCGATTACCTCTACCTCCGGGCGTTCTGCCACCTGCGCCAGGACGAGCGGACGTTCCGCCTGGACCGGATCGTTGCGATGGAGCGCCCGGATTCCCCTGAGGCCGAAGCTGCGGACCTCCTGCCCGGGACTCCTTCGGTCCGCGTTTCTCGGCCGGTGAGCTGA